ATCCCAACACCACGGCTCACCACATCGCTTGGATCAAGCTGTACTTCAAGCCTGAAGGGGGCAAGTTCCCTTACGAGATCGGCGGATTCTTCTTCTCGGCCCATGGAGCATCCACCGAGGGCCCGGACACCAGCAGTGTGTACACGCACCACGGCGTGACCTGCTCTTTCAAGACGAGCAAGCCCGGCACCCTGCTGGCAACCTCCTACTGCAACATCCACGGCCTGTGGGAAAATTCGAAGACTCTCGGCATCAAGTAGGCCGGATATGGCGAGCCTTGCCCGGCAAGCATGACAAAGGCCCGGATCTCTCCGGGCCTTTTTGAATTGGATGCTCTGCATCCGCCGAGCCATCTTGGCCCGCGCAGCCCGTTTTGTACCGGGCTATAATAACACTGCGCATAAACTATTCGGGTCCGTGAAACCAGGGGCCGCTCTCCATATGAAATAGCCCTGGTGGGCGGGGTCATTTAGGGCCATGCCCAGCCCAGGTCTTACGCAAACAGCCTTGGCCTCCGTACGCCGTTAACCGGCTGCCCAGAGCCACGGGTCCAGGCGGCTGCTCAGACCCGCCGGTCCAGATTATCGCCGGGCTGCGGCCTGCTTGGGGCGACTAGTTCCATGAATACGGCCGCCGAGGCCTGCTCCAACAGCTCCAAGGTCAAAGCCATGCGGCCGGGGCGGTATTGATCCAGAGCAAGATCCTCCACGCGCCGGGCATGGCCTCCGGGGCCCTCCGCCTCGGGTTCGCCCGCTTCGGCGTTCCCGGCGGCGGCAATCCTCCCGCAACGGCCCACGACGGCTCGCTCATCCAAGCCCCGGAGGCTGCCCATGGCGTAAGGCGAACAGGAAAACTCGATACGCATTCCTCGACCCTCTAGCCATGAGATCGGCTGGATCGAGGCGAAACTTTAGGGCAATTTGCGAGCGAACTTGGTGGTTCCGGCGACTTTCCATCAAGGGCGCCATGGGAATCCGGTGAAGACAAAGCCTTTCCGGCTCATGTGCAAGAGGCCAAAAAACTTGTTTCAAGGTAAATTGAAGAGAGCTCCGCACGCCCCGAACCAATCGCGACAGGGATAGACGCGCTTCTGTCGCGATTGTCCTTATCGGACAGTTTCAGATTAGAGCAGATTGCTTTTAAGACGCCCGCTCCGGCGCCCGCGGCGCAAGTGAATTGCGCCTACGCCGAAGCTAGCGGCAAGCCATGCCGACGCATGGCTTGCAGAGCATTTTCAAAAGCAAAATGCTCTAGGTTGCGCGGCGGGCAAGGCGCGGCTTAAACCCGCTCCGGAGTGCTTTCCATGTGCCGGGACGCGAGGTATGAGGCTCCATGCTCAACTGGACACTCGCCGCACTGCTCGTACTCCTGCAGGTTCCGGACATCCTGACCACCAACGCCATACTGGCCGCCGGCGGCCGCGAGCTGAACCCGATCATGCGCCTGTGCATGCGCCTGAGTTCATCCTGGCGGTTGTCCTGGCTGCCCTGGTGGATGCCCAAAATGGCAATCGCCATGGGCGGGGCCGGAATCCTCGGCTCCTCGCAAGATACGGATGCCCGCGTGGCCCTGGCCCTGCTCGTACTGGCCTACCTTGCCGTCGTGGGCTCCAATCTCATGCAGCTCCGGCGCCTGCGCGCAAGGGCAAGGCGCTGGGCCGCCTGAACAAGGCCTATGGCGCCATGAGTGTTTCGAACGGCCCCAGGCCGTCCCGCCTGTTCACGTCCAGCACATCCCCGAGTTTGCCGACCTGACGCATGAGCTGCCCGAGCCGTCCGTCCTCGGGCACCAGCAGCCAGATGCTCTGCCAGCCGCCGGAGGCAGGCAGACACAGCATGGCCTCCACCGGGAAGGCCCTGCGCGCCAACAGGCCGCAGACCTGGGGCAACGAGCCGGAGTGGCCGGCCACGCGCAACTCCAGCACGGCCTTACCCTGGCCGATCGGTTCCGACAGCGCCGGTGATATCCCCGCTGCTCCGGCCTGACCGCTGGGCTCAGTCCCCTCCCCTTCCTGTCCGCTCTGCCGGTTCGCAGCCCTGTAAGAATCCACAGTCATCGAATCCCCAGCGTTCTTGGCATTATGGGTATCAGGGGTATCTGGGGCATCATGCGCAGGCGCGGACATGGGCTTCCTCCTTCATGCGGGGTTGCGGCACGATGGTTTCGGTGTTGGACGCTCCTGGCGGCACCATGGGCAGCACGTGGTCGGACGCGTCCACGCGCGCGCGTATGAGGCATGGCCCCGAGCCGCACAGGGCGCGGGACATGGCCGCATGCGGATCGCGGGCCTCGTGCAGGTTGGCCGCGCGCATGCCGAAGCCCCGAGCCACCTGACAGAAATCCACGCCGTGGCGGAAGGTGGAGGCGTAGTGCCTGCGGCCGAAGAAAAGGTCCTGCTGCTGGTGCACCAGGCCCAGGCTGCCGTTATCCATGAGCACGATGGTGATGTTCGCGCCCTCTTCGGCCGCCGTGGCCAGCTCCTGCAGGTTCATCTGCAGACTGCCGTCGCCGGTCACGAGCACGATCCTGGCGTCGGGTTTGGCCAGGGCAGCGCCGATGGCCGTGGGCAGGCCGAAGCCCATGGTGCCCAGGCCGCCCGAGGTCAACAGGGTGCGCGGCCGGCGGAAGGGATAGTGCATGGCCGTCCACATCTGGTGCTGGCCAACGTCGGTGACGATGATGGCATCCTCGGGAAGCTGCGCAGCCAGGTTAGCCAGGATGCCGCGCGGAGTGCGCAAGTCCGTGTTGAGTTCATCCAAGGCGGCGTCAGCCTGGCGAATCTGGCGCACACGGTGCTGCCAGCCCACGCGCGGCCGCTTCCGCGTCATGCCCAGCAGGGCTTCCAGAGCCTGGGCCGCATCCGTGGCAAGGCCCACGCTGGCCGACTTGATCTTGCCGATTTCGCTTGCGTCGATGTCGATGTGGATGATCTCGGCTTCGGGACAGAAGCGGCTGGCCACACCCGTGGCCCGGTCGTCGAAGCGCATGCCCACGGCCAGCAGCAGGTCGCACTCGTGCAGGATCGTGTTGGTGCAGCGCATGCCATGCATGCCCAGCATGCCCAGGTACTGAGGATGGCCGGCTGGCATGGCCCCCAGACCCATGAGCGTCATGGCCGTGGGCATGGCGCAGCGCTCGGCGAGCCGCACGGCCAGCTCCGAAGCGCCCGAGGCGATAACCCCGCCGCCCAGGATCATGGCCGGCCTGCGTGCGCTGTCCAGCAGCGCGGCGGCGCGCTCCAGGACCTGGATGTCGGGACCCGCGACCAGCTCGGGCAGTCCGGGCTCAGGCCACTGGTCGAACTCGGCGTACTCCTGCTGCACATCCTTGGGCACGTCGACGAGCACCGGGCCAGCTCGCCCGGATGAGGCCAGCCGGAAGGCCTCGGGAATGATCGTGAGCAACTCGGAGGCCGAGCGCGCCAGCCAGGCGTGCTTGGTGATGGGCATGGCCAGGCCGTAGGTGTCCACTTCCTGGAAGGCGTCGGTGCCCAGGAGTCCGCGCGGCACCTGGCCGGTGATGCACACCAGCGGCACGGAATCGAGCTTGGCGTCGGCAATGGCCGTGAGCAGGTTGGTGGCGCCGGGGCCGGAAGTGGCCAGACACACGGCCGGGCGGCCCGTTGTTCGGGCCATGCCTTGGGCGATGAAGCCCGCGCCCTGTTCATGGCGGGCCAGCACGTGGCGGATGGGGCTGCGCGACAGGGCGTCGTACAAAGGCAGATTCGCTCCGCCGGGGATGCCGGCCACGACGGCCACGCCCTGGCGCTCCAACAGTCGGACGATGATCTCCGCGCCGGTCATCCTGATCATTGCGCACATGGGCTCTCTCCTTTGCGTTGCCTCCGGCTTGCGCCTGGGGAGCCCTTGAAACGGAAAACCCCCGCCGGCGCTTGCGCCGACGGGGGTTGTGGATGCTCTGGTGGTTCTGTGCCTAGCCCTGCTCTCCCGCAAACGGCGCGTTAGCGTCTACTACGACGCCTACGACTACGCGTACTACGACTACTAGGCCGGCTAGGCCGAGAGAGGCGAAGTGGTTGGTCGTAGTGCTGAGCCGCATGGAGATTCCGAGCTAAAGGTTACAGAATATTTCTGGAAAATCGATAGCCGCAAAAGCTGGCAGCGTCAATGCCCAAAATGCAGGCACGAACCGGCCCAGGATCGCCGGGTCGTTTTCCGATGCCCTGGCAGCCGAAGCCTGGCCCATTTAAAGCATTCTGTTTTTGAAAATGCTCTGCACAGGGCTTGCTGTCACGCAGGCGCAATTCACTTGCGCCTATGCCTGCGCGGGCGTCTTGAAAAAAGTCTGCTCAAATGGAGGGCACGTGGACATTCGCAAGGGAATAATTCCCCGGCCCCATTCTCATGGGCAACCCCTTCTCCCCCCTTCCCTCCTGGCCCTGTCCGCCCTTTCCGCCCTTCCCGAGCAACTCGTCCCGAATCACCTGCAAGGCAGCGGCAGCACGGCGCTAGCCCTCAGGCTCAGCCATTCCGCACCTCCAGGAGCAAGGCCAATGAAAAAGTGGTCCGGGCCGAG
This genomic window from Desulfocurvibacter africanus subsp. africanus DSM 2603 contains:
- a CDS encoding amino acid-binding ACT protein codes for the protein MTVDSYRAANRQSGQEGEGTEPSGQAGAAGISPALSEPIGQGKAVLELRVAGHSGSLPQVCGLLARRAFPVEAMLCLPASGGWQSIWLLVPEDGRLGQLMRQVGKLGDVLDVNRRDGLGPFETLMAP
- a CDS encoding DUF5658 family protein, yielding MLNWTLAALLVLLQVPDILTTNAILAAGGRELNPIMRLCMRLSSSWRLSWLPWWMPKMAIAMGGAGILGSSQDTDARVALALLVLAYLAVVGSNLMQLRRLRARARRWAA
- the ilvB gene encoding biosynthetic-type acetolactate synthase large subunit, with translation MCAMIRMTGAEIIVRLLERQGVAVVAGIPGGANLPLYDALSRSPIRHVLARHEQGAGFIAQGMARTTGRPAVCLATSGPGATNLLTAIADAKLDSVPLVCITGQVPRGLLGTDAFQEVDTYGLAMPITKHAWLARSASELLTIIPEAFRLASSGRAGPVLVDVPKDVQQEYAEFDQWPEPGLPELVAGPDIQVLERAAALLDSARRPAMILGGGVIASGASELAVRLAERCAMPTAMTLMGLGAMPAGHPQYLGMLGMHGMRCTNTILHECDLLLAVGMRFDDRATGVASRFCPEAEIIHIDIDASEIGKIKSASVGLATDAAQALEALLGMTRKRPRVGWQHRVRQIRQADAALDELNTDLRTPRGILANLAAQLPEDAIIVTDVGQHQMWTAMHYPFRRPRTLLTSGGLGTMGFGLPTAIGAALAKPDARIVLVTGDGSLQMNLQELATAAEEGANITIVLMDNGSLGLVHQQQDLFFGRRHYASTFRHGVDFCQVARGFGMRAANLHEARDPHAAMSRALCGSGPCLIRARVDASDHVLPMVPPGASNTETIVPQPRMKEEAHVRACA
- a CDS encoding class II SORL domain-containing protein codes for the protein MKAGELYQTADWKNEKHVPVIECPDSVAADQMFDVKVTIGKEISHPNTTAHHIAWIKLYFKPEGGKFPYEIGGFFFSAHGASTEGPDTSSVYTHHGVTCSFKTSKPGTLLATSYCNIHGLWENSKTLGIK